The Alkalihalophilus pseudofirmus nucleotide sequence TATAAAATAAATCTGGTGTAATAATGGCCTGAAGCGCACCAGCTAGCCCAAAGAAATAGACGATTTCAAATATAAATGACTGACGCGTAATCAGCATATAAATACAAATAAATAAACTGATCGTACAAAGTTGTGCAGGTAGATGAAATCTCACATCCCAAATTCCGGATAGGACTGTCCAGGCGAGAAAACTCACTTCTGATAAAATCAGCAAACTTATCAGTGCATACCTGCCGAATGATTGCATGTACGGTTTATGGCGGTGTAGATAGAGCAGAACCAATAGAATAAGTAAGATACCAATAGAAAGCAGATGGGCTGTTGACAAAAAAAGAGGGGCCTCTGCATACTGCCCTGGAGCAAAAATCGTATCTATAAAACATCACCTCAAGTATTAGGTTGTTCGCTTTAGTTTACCATAAGTAAATAATGTTTATTTATGAAATTGAGAGTCTTGTGATCGCTTCTTTTCTAGCATCGTCTTGAACATGGGCATAAACTTGTGTAGTGGCAACCGATTCGTGGCCGAGAAGACTTTGAACGGTTAAGACATCCACTCCTTTTGCCACAAGTGCTGTAGCAAAGCTGTGGCGTAGTTTATGCGCAGTGATCGTTTTATGTTGGAGAGACGGTGCATATTGTTTTGCTCGGTGTAATTGACGCTGAATCATCTTTTGCAATGCGCTGACTGTTACCTGCTTCGTATATTCTTGGCTTTGAAAATCGTACCCAATAAACAGATGGTCTTCACTTTGCTCAGGTCTCGATTTTATTGGCAGGGAGTCAAGATAGTAAGTTAATACGTCAATTGTTTCAATGGAGAGCGGAATGCTGCGCTCTTTATTTCCTTTCCCTTGTATTTTAAGAATGTTCTCATCTTTATCAAAATCCTTCATCTTTACATTGGCTAACTCCGAAATTCGTAAGCCTGAACTAATTAATAAATAAATAACGGCATAATCACGCGCTAATAGTTTTTCTGCATACTTTTTTTGTCTGAATGATAGACTGCTAGTGTCTTTAACTGCTTTTAACAATAACTGAGCTTCGTTGATTGTCAAGAAAACAGGATCTCGCTTCCCGACCTTTGGACGCTCGACACCAAGAACTGGATTCGTCGTCGCTTCACCTTTTTTAACAAGGTAATCAAATAACGATTGCAAGGCAGAGATTTTTCGGTTAATCGTTCTCGGTTCATTTTCTACCTCAAGAGAGAGATAGGTAATGTAGTGTTCAATCGCTGCTTTTTCAATTTGTAAGAAATCTT carries:
- a CDS encoding tyrosine-type recombinase/integrase, producing MSFFAKLNDLHKKTDLKTDFLPEAIKQQYRKIDQLPLFIQQYLISRVSLGYSKQTIQRYIYDYHYFFHYVKRVSEDPSFQPAAVTLKDFLQIEKAAIEHYITYLSLEVENEPRTINRKISALQSLFDYLVKKGEATTNPVLGVERPKVGKRDPVFLTINEAQLLLKAVKDTSSLSFRQKKYAEKLLARDYAVIYLLISSGLRISELANVKMKDFDKDENILKIQGKGNKERSIPLSIETIDVLTYYLDSLPIKSRPEQSEDHLFIGYDFQSQEYTKQVTVSALQKMIQRQLHRAKQYAPSLQHKTITAHKLRHSFATALVAKGVDVLTVQSLLGHESVATTQVYAHVQDDARKEAITRLSIS